A DNA window from Paenibacillus andongensis contains the following coding sequences:
- a CDS encoding 2OG-Fe(II) oxygenase, with translation MPENLSQRLADLDWNYIQQSLDEHGYAKLPGLLNHTECKGIISTYEEEGRFRATIDMARYRFGIGEYKYYNAPLPLLLQQLREGLYPELAITANRWLEQLGHKASFSATLAEFLDQCHQEGQNRPTPLILKYEAGGYNCLHQDLYGKVFFPFQVVFTLNQREVDFTGGELLLVEQHPRAQSRGHVITLKQGEGLIFPTNHRPVLGTRGYYKTTLRHGVSTITTGTRYSLGIIFHDAK, from the coding sequence ATGCCTGAGAATCTATCGCAAAGATTAGCTGATCTGGATTGGAATTACATCCAGCAGTCGCTGGACGAGCACGGTTATGCCAAACTACCTGGCTTGTTAAACCATACGGAGTGTAAGGGAATTATTAGCACTTATGAGGAAGAAGGTCGCTTTCGAGCAACCATTGACATGGCCCGTTACCGCTTCGGGATCGGAGAGTACAAATATTACAATGCTCCTCTACCACTTTTGCTTCAACAGCTGCGCGAAGGATTGTATCCGGAACTTGCCATAACAGCTAATCGCTGGCTAGAACAATTGGGTCATAAGGCTTCTTTTTCGGCAACATTGGCGGAATTCCTCGATCAATGCCATCAAGAGGGGCAGAATCGGCCAACCCCATTGATCCTGAAATATGAGGCCGGGGGATACAATTGTCTGCATCAAGATTTGTATGGGAAAGTATTCTTTCCTTTTCAGGTCGTATTCACTCTTAATCAAAGAGAAGTAGATTTCACAGGCGGGGAGTTACTATTGGTGGAGCAGCATCCGAGGGCGCAAAGTAGAGGTCATGTCATCACATTGAAACAAGGCGAAGGTCTGATTTTTCCAACCAATCATCGTCCTGTTTTGGGAACGCGCGGCTATTATAAAACGACTCTTCGACACGGTGTAAGCACTATTACAACGGGTACCAGATACAGTTTGGGTATTATTTTTCACGATGCGAAGTAA
- a CDS encoding phospholipase D-like domain-containing protein, translating to MLIPLQAVLLTLGIMLPLNQTVVLAVTYDTETVSFGPGTGTNLVDAFIPVIDGATTSFDGAFYEIRYQPFVDAVIRAKNRGVNIRIVTDSDYITNTFTQQLINAGISVKGDNRSALMHNKYAIIDGQKVWMGSTNVTDTCNANNFNNTILWNSSSLANVYKTDFEEMYVYGQFTKTASPSTPAQQKVTINTSTGSFPVEVYFAPEDNPIQPLIDVVNNAKYNLYFDYFSFTDDNLRTAIINAKTRGVNVEGIFDLSQYGSNGPYGELAYLADADIPVSIADNPYGGKLHDKVLIADKGYTTGVVATGSFNASANANDTNSENLMIIHDKATADKYYAEFLRIRGSYGRGTASIDKITVPVATAQTVKVTLRAPSTYPITKVKVMAPPKWPDPTAANVTAIKSDGTILSGNLSFSGNYLYLNNAGLSGNQSVTFTFTNWMAPTIVGDYTWYVETITSSATDPNDYLPVNLQAATLVVQ from the coding sequence ATGCTAATTCCTTTGCAAGCAGTACTCCTTACCCTCGGAATCATGCTGCCATTAAATCAGACTGTGGTTCTAGCTGTTACCTACGACACTGAGACCGTTTCTTTCGGTCCTGGGACAGGTACCAATCTTGTTGACGCTTTTATTCCGGTTATTGATGGTGCAACAACTAGCTTTGACGGTGCATTTTATGAAATTCGCTACCAACCATTTGTGGATGCTGTCATTCGTGCCAAAAACCGAGGTGTAAATATTCGTATCGTCACAGATTCCGATTACATCACAAACACATTTACTCAACAGCTGATAAATGCAGGTATTAGTGTAAAAGGCGATAACCGCAGCGCGCTAATGCATAATAAATATGCCATCATTGATGGGCAAAAGGTCTGGATGGGCAGTACGAATGTCACCGATACTTGTAATGCCAACAATTTTAATAACACGATTCTTTGGAATTCCTCTAGCCTTGCGAATGTGTATAAAACGGATTTTGAAGAGATGTATGTGTATGGTCAATTCACCAAAACTGCATCCCCATCTACGCCCGCTCAGCAAAAAGTAACGATTAACACATCAACCGGAAGCTTTCCAGTTGAAGTTTATTTTGCACCGGAAGATAATCCGATTCAACCGCTCATTGATGTTGTGAACAATGCCAAATACAACTTATACTTCGATTATTTTTCCTTTACAGATGATAACCTAAGAACGGCGATCATTAATGCTAAAACTCGTGGAGTTAATGTTGAGGGTATTTTCGATTTGAGCCAATATGGTTCTAACGGGCCTTACGGGGAATTAGCTTATCTAGCTGATGCAGATATTCCGGTAAGTATTGCTGACAACCCATACGGCGGCAAGCTGCATGATAAGGTGCTAATTGCTGATAAAGGTTATACGACTGGTGTTGTCGCTACAGGTTCTTTTAATGCAAGTGCGAATGCCAACGACACGAACAGTGAAAATTTAATGATTATTCATGACAAAGCAACGGCGGACAAATATTATGCGGAATTCTTGCGTATTCGCGGCTCTTATGGCAGAGGTACAGCATCCATCGATAAAATTACGGTTCCAGTAGCAACTGCACAAACAGTCAAAGTAACGCTGCGCGCTCCATCTACTTATCCTATTACCAAAGTTAAAGTTATGGCCCCTCCGAAATGGCCGGACCCTACTGCAGCTAACGTCACGGCTATAAAAAGCGATGGAACTATACTGAGCGGCAACTTATCTTTTTCCGGTAATTATCTGTATTTAAATAATGCTGGACTTAGCGGGAATCAGAGTGTGACTTTTACATTCACTAACTGGATGGCACCCACTATTGTTGGGGATTACACCTGGTATGTCGAAACGATCACTAGCAGCGCAACAGATCCTAATGATTATTTACCAGTAAATTTACAAGCGGCTACTCTAGTCGTTCAATAA
- a CDS encoding collagen-like protein, giving the protein MGRCNCPPGPPGPEGPRGPQGPPGLVGTQLLQELGGAIAAVGPTGLAGALGPTGLTGLVGAIGEAGPAGLAGALGPAGLAGIAGAIGAAGLAGPTGPTGPTGATGPQGLPGPIGATGPAGPPGGGLIPFSTGIIISGATVVSAAPILMGFGNHTVEVIDGTGESTMPPEAGGFAFPIPFAGTVQNLQISVDLLVASVVSINTLGLQYDFTVFRAPSVPNNGIDHSSSPYVTTPLTSSVRFGFPNTVITPGNPSGFRTATNINVGGSLVVAAGDRIGIRVRTLASTDPSAADITQLSFSASLSYTPS; this is encoded by the coding sequence ATGGGAAGATGTAATTGTCCACCTGGACCTCCAGGACCAGAAGGACCGCGAGGGCCACAAGGACCTCCAGGACTAGTAGGAACGCAATTGCTTCAAGAGCTTGGAGGAGCAATAGCAGCAGTTGGACCCACTGGACTTGCAGGAGCACTTGGACCCACTGGTCTAACAGGACTTGTAGGAGCAATTGGCGAAGCTGGACCCGCTGGACTTGCAGGAGCACTTGGACCCGCTGGACTTGCAGGAATTGCAGGAGCAATTGGCGCAGCCGGACTGGCAGGACCAACAGGACCAACAGGACCAACAGGAGCAACAGGACCCCAAGGTCTGCCTGGACCAATTGGAGCCACTGGTCCGGCAGGACCACCAGGGGGAGGATTAATTCCATTTTCAACGGGTATTATCATAAGTGGTGCTACAGTAGTATCAGCAGCTCCAATTTTAATGGGTTTTGGTAATCACACGGTTGAAGTTATTGACGGTACTGGAGAATCAACTATGCCACCCGAAGCAGGTGGTTTTGCTTTCCCAATTCCCTTTGCAGGTACCGTTCAAAATTTACAAATAAGTGTAGATTTATTGGTTGCTTCTGTGGTTTCTATAAATACTCTCGGTCTTCAGTATGATTTTACTGTATTCCGAGCACCTTCAGTTCCTAATAATGGGATTGATCATAGTTCATCACCTTACGTAACCACTCCGCTGACTAGTTCGGTTAGATTCGGATTTCCAAATACGGTCATTACACCTGGTAACCCATCCGGTTTCCGAACCGCAACGAATATAAATGTTGGGGGGTCATTAGTAGTTGCTGCTGGTGATCGTATTGGTATTCGTGTAAGGACGCTTGCTTCGACAGATCCCTCAGCAGCTGATATTACCCAACTCTCATTTAGCGCCAGTTTATCTTATACTCCTTCTTAA
- a CDS encoding DUF3231 family protein: MNKTQLKLTSTEIGALWGQYVNESMVNQVNKYMLSIIEDTSIREVFDDAIKISENQMQQVSTFMLNDGFPLPIGFTEADSNPHIGRLFSDIFCLDYLYLMTIHGLNGHIYSFTTSVRKDLRDFFDSCLTDGKNMYQRTVDLLLEKGHFQRDPYFFPRTTPEFIDSKKYLDGFWGDKRPLSALEIGNISLNLKKSIMAKTLGIAFSQIAGSKEIRKFLTDAVQTSNDHIQLLSKKLKDDNLPVPMSWETEITESTDSPFSDKLIMFHTGFLFLTSQSYHGLGLAGSMRSDLILDYERIILKDLTVAKNWFDLMIKNKWLEQPPIAPNRKELAKNQ; the protein is encoded by the coding sequence ATGAACAAAACTCAATTAAAACTAACATCGACGGAAATCGGAGCCTTATGGGGGCAATATGTAAACGAATCTATGGTAAATCAAGTAAATAAATATATGCTTTCCATTATAGAAGATACTTCCATTAGAGAGGTTTTTGACGATGCAATAAAAATATCTGAGAATCAAATGCAGCAGGTCTCTACCTTTATGCTTAATGATGGATTTCCATTACCTATAGGGTTTACAGAAGCAGATAGCAATCCCCATATTGGAAGGTTATTTTCAGATATTTTCTGTTTGGATTATTTGTATCTCATGACCATACATGGTTTAAACGGTCACATCTATTCGTTTACTACATCAGTTAGAAAAGATTTAAGAGATTTTTTTGATTCCTGTTTGACAGATGGAAAAAATATGTACCAACGCACTGTTGATTTATTACTCGAAAAGGGACACTTCCAAAGAGATCCTTATTTTTTCCCGCGTACAACCCCAGAGTTTATTGATAGCAAAAAATATCTCGATGGTTTTTGGGGAGATAAACGTCCTCTTTCAGCCTTAGAAATAGGTAATATTTCGCTTAACTTAAAGAAAAGTATTATGGCAAAAACACTTGGCATTGCATTTAGTCAAATTGCCGGTTCCAAAGAAATAAGGAAATTTCTAACAGATGCCGTTCAAACGTCAAATGATCACATTCAATTGCTAAGCAAAAAACTAAAGGATGATAATTTACCTGTTCCGATGTCATGGGAAACGGAAATAACGGAATCTACAGATTCACCGTTTTCAGATAAACTTATCATGTTTCACACTGGTTTTTTGTTTCTGACTTCTCAATCCTATCATGGATTAGGACTAGCGGGTTCCATGAGGTCTGATCTAATTCTTGATTATGAACGAATCATTCTCAAGGATCTAACTGTGGCAAAAAATTGGTTTGATCTCATGATCAAAAATAAATGGTTGGAGCAACCTCCAATTGCACCAAACAGAAAAGAACTTGCTAAAAACCAATAA
- a CDS encoding peroxiredoxin family protein, with amino-acid sequence MARRLITMRIPLSKGDVAPDFTFTGVDGVPLQLSDLRGRKVLLAFFRNAACAMCNLRVRHLIRRYNQWSLQGLEIVAVFESPETNMSQIVNLQEAPFPLIADPQADLYDQYGVEVSEEKVQATMADTNTQNFVAEAAAEGFALIREEGSNFYRIPAEFLIDDDGIIQDAHYSQLVTDHLPLDIIDLFAAGNYRAVDSEVSVESKVNPG; translated from the coding sequence ATGGCTAGGAGGCTTATCACAATGAGAATTCCATTATCTAAGGGGGATGTCGCCCCTGATTTCACGTTTACAGGTGTCGACGGAGTTCCTCTCCAGTTGTCCGACCTTCGTGGCCGCAAGGTGCTGCTCGCGTTCTTTCGCAACGCCGCCTGTGCGATGTGCAACTTGCGGGTGCGGCATCTCATCCGGCGCTACAACCAATGGAGCCTGCAAGGACTGGAGATAGTAGCGGTGTTCGAGTCTCCGGAAACTAACATGTCCCAGATTGTCAACCTGCAGGAAGCGCCATTCCCGTTAATTGCTGATCCTCAAGCCGATCTTTATGACCAATACGGCGTCGAAGTGTCCGAGGAGAAGGTGCAAGCAACGATGGCTGATACGAATACACAAAATTTCGTAGCTGAGGCGGCGGCTGAAGGTTTTGCTTTGATTCGGGAGGAAGGATCCAACTTCTATCGCATCCCGGCCGAATTCTTGATCGACGACGACGGCATCATACAGGATGCGCACTATAGCCAACTTGTGACAGATCACTTACCGCTCGACATAATTGACCTTTTTGCTGCTGGTAATTACAGAGCAGTCGATTCAGAAGTGTCTGTTGAATCTAAAGTGAATCCGGGTTAG
- a CDS encoding Crp/Fnr family transcriptional regulator, translated as MSKVFPEQQTLSNIFPCFQAIPADEWAAAKPQLRTFSVKSTLFRKEDAAEYALFLIAGTVQISNVTEEGHETLSNRLSAGDICAIMVLSGLSEREYPGTITAETEVTALFVAKNSFIRWILVYAPIRNAVFGNILDGLIRMGSILSSKMAQPLDSRLAGTLLRLTLEQQPTVQITHQQLAVELGSAREVVSRVLSRMQKKSWISMGRGWVSVRQRGALMELVGDQVTEGKSISW; from the coding sequence ATGTCAAAGGTCTTCCCTGAGCAGCAAACCCTGTCTAACATTTTCCCTTGTTTCCAAGCTATCCCAGCTGATGAGTGGGCAGCCGCGAAACCTCAACTTAGAACATTTTCTGTTAAATCGACCTTATTTCGTAAAGAGGATGCCGCTGAGTATGCTTTGTTCCTCATTGCAGGAACAGTACAGATCTCAAATGTGACCGAAGAGGGCCATGAAACGCTTTCCAACCGGCTGTCGGCCGGTGATATTTGCGCCATTATGGTGCTAAGCGGTTTAAGCGAGCGCGAATACCCCGGCACCATTACGGCGGAGACCGAGGTGACGGCCCTATTCGTCGCGAAGAACTCGTTTATACGATGGATTCTGGTGTATGCGCCTATTCGGAATGCAGTATTTGGTAACATTTTGGATGGATTGATCCGTATGGGCAGCATTCTTTCAAGTAAAATGGCGCAGCCGCTGGACTCACGGCTCGCCGGAACGTTGTTGAGGCTGACGTTGGAGCAGCAGCCGACCGTCCAGATTACACATCAGCAATTAGCTGTCGAGCTAGGGTCCGCTCGTGAAGTTGTCAGCCGTGTTTTAAGCCGAATGCAAAAGAAGAGTTGGATCTCTATGGGGCGAGGTTGGGTATCGGTTCGGCAGCGGGGAGCATTGATGGAGCTCGTTGGTGACCAGGTCACAGAAGGCAAGAGCATCTCATGGTAA
- the hflX gene encoding GTPase HflX codes for MEQRKEKAIIVGVHILNHPNFAYSMEELKNLAAACHIEVVGQLNQKVTRVIPSHYIGTGKIQELSQLITERNASVVICNDELSPSQIRNLESSLACKVIDRTILILDIFAERAQTKEAQLQVEVARLQYMLPRLVGLRESLGRQGGGAGLKNRGSGETKLELDRRKIEDRITALQSELEKLVARRQTQRKQRRKNEVPVICLVGYTNAGKSSLMNAMIELYNPQAHKQVFVKDMLFATLETSVRSVNLPDRKSFLLTDTVGFVSQLPHHLVKAFRSTLEEVAEADLLIHVVDIANPEYEQHIDVTNETLKELGADRVPMIFAYNKSDLTEHTYPLLKDNFVYLSAQQRRGIEELTQLIRERIFQNYMQCEIVIPYEQGRLVAYFNEHAHVHSTNYEPNGTRLKLDCRVSDFEQYRAEFLQL; via the coding sequence ATGGAACAACGGAAAGAGAAAGCGATTATCGTCGGTGTCCATATTTTGAACCACCCTAATTTTGCATACTCCATGGAAGAACTAAAGAATCTGGCCGCAGCATGCCACATTGAGGTGGTTGGTCAGCTAAACCAGAAAGTCACCCGTGTGATTCCCTCCCATTACATCGGAACCGGTAAAATTCAAGAATTATCGCAGCTAATTACTGAGCGGAACGCATCTGTCGTCATTTGTAACGATGAGCTGTCTCCTTCTCAGATTCGAAACCTGGAATCCTCTCTTGCATGCAAAGTCATTGACAGGACGATCCTTATTTTAGACATTTTTGCTGAACGTGCTCAGACTAAGGAAGCCCAGCTCCAAGTTGAGGTTGCTCGACTTCAATACATGCTTCCAAGACTCGTAGGACTTCGTGAATCGTTAGGTCGTCAAGGAGGTGGCGCTGGCCTTAAAAACCGGGGATCTGGTGAGACTAAACTTGAACTCGACCGCCGTAAAATCGAAGACCGAATCACCGCATTGCAATCCGAACTGGAGAAACTTGTAGCCCGTCGTCAAACTCAACGAAAACAGCGCCGCAAGAACGAGGTCCCTGTTATTTGTCTGGTCGGCTATACCAACGCGGGCAAATCAAGCTTAATGAACGCCATGATCGAGTTGTACAATCCGCAGGCGCATAAGCAGGTCTTTGTCAAAGACATGTTGTTCGCCACATTGGAGACATCCGTCCGAAGCGTCAACTTGCCTGACCGTAAATCATTCTTATTAACTGACACTGTAGGATTCGTAAGCCAGCTTCCCCACCATTTAGTTAAAGCTTTTCGATCTACGTTGGAAGAAGTCGCAGAAGCCGATCTGCTGATTCACGTCGTAGACATTGCCAACCCGGAATACGAACAGCACATTGACGTTACCAATGAAACGTTGAAGGAACTAGGAGCGGATCGAGTTCCGATGATTTTTGCTTATAACAAATCCGACTTAACTGAGCATACTTACCCTCTGTTAAAAGATAATTTCGTCTACCTCTCTGCCCAGCAGAGGCGAGGAATCGAGGAGCTCACTCAATTGATTCGCGAACGCATTTTCCAAAATTACATGCAATGTGAAATCGTGATTCCTTATGAACAAGGCCGATTAGTGGCCTACTTCAATGAACATGCCCATGTTCATTCAACGAACTATGAGCCGAATGGTACCCGGCTTAAGTTGGATTGCCGAGTATCCGATTTTGAACAGTATCGAGCTGAGTTCCTCCAGCTTTGA
- a CDS encoding YolD-like family protein, whose protein sequence is MSSSNRENKKIANVMANALLNQQFISVKIYNETGDGQITGLITKIDQEIRRVKLSHENGTDWVAFDDILNVELVE, encoded by the coding sequence ATGAGCAGTAGTAATCGTGAGAATAAAAAGATAGCCAACGTAATGGCTAATGCTTTACTTAACCAGCAATTTATTAGTGTAAAGATTTATAATGAGACTGGGGACGGGCAAATTACAGGTCTCATAACTAAAATTGATCAAGAGATAAGAAGAGTAAAGCTATCACACGAAAATGGTACGGATTGGGTAGCATTTGACGATATCTTGAATGTAGAATTGGTGGAATAA